From the genome of Lentimicrobium sp. L6:
ATCAATTGTTTTCTGGTCAATAAAGTTACCGGGCACTGTTCCTTTAAATCTTGCACATTCTACCTTACAATATGGGAATTGTTGTTTCCGCAATTCATCATCAGATAATAGAATCATCGCATTAGTTGGAAGTTCTTTTCCCTGCTCAGCTTTAAATAGTTCAAGTTTAGATAACACTTGTTTTGTAAGTTCTTCTCCTGTTTTTTCTAAAAATAGTTCTTCAAATGATTTAATATTAACCTCATCAGTAGATTTTTTATAAACCAGTTCGCTATCGAAGGAGATGTTTTGCTTTTGTCTTTCCAGCTCAGCAATCATTTCAGCCGATGCCTGACGGTTGGAAGACCCAACACGGAAATATGTCCCATTTTTAACACCTTTATTTTTAAGGTGATAAGGTGGTGCGCTTCCTTTATGAATTTGAGTTTTAATTATATGTTTGTCTTCATGCCTGAGAAATGAAATTTCAGGTAGGACAACGGGAGCACATTGGTCATGAACAATATTGCTTATTTTTTCTTCTAATTCAATTAATTGGTCTTCATCCAATCCGATTACTTCCCTTGGTTTATCTTGAATGCCTAGATAAAATTCACCTCCGGCATCATTAGCAAAGCTGACAATAGTTTTAGCCAAGTCAGCATTCGTAGGAAGTTCGACTTTCAGTTCAAGCCGCCTGCC
Proteins encoded in this window:
- a CDS encoding ATP-binding protein produces the protein MTKLSEILQQPEGRRLELKVELPTNADLAKTIVSFANDAGGEFYLGIQDKPREVIGLDEDQLIELEEKISNIVHDQCAPVVLPEISFLRHEDKHIIKTQIHKGSAPPYHLKNKGVKNGTYFRVGSSNRQASAEMIAELERQKQNISFDSELVYKKSTDEVNIKSFEELFLEKTGEELTKQVLSKLELFKAEQGKELPTNAMILLSDDELRKQQFPYCKVECARFKGTVPGNFIDQKTIDTNVSLQAEQAYQFVLRHISESSTDYTGVYRNDRWEYPIIAIREVIRNAVIHRDYSMSGKDIKIAIFDDKVEITSPGKLMPSVDFSDMDSGQSDIRNKILAPVFKRLGIIEQWGNGLKLIAEELEIYPEIELSWKEPGIAFRVVFTNKNYKLQQELQQELQQELQQELQQ